CAGGAAGGAGGCGTACCTCAAGATTGAAGAAGCCGTCCTCTCCCGGAAGATCTCCAACATCGAGTACCACCTCAAGGGCGCCAAGATTTTCGACAAGAAGGCTAAGACCCTCATCACTCGAGAGGCGGTGAACGGCACCAGCACGGATAGCAAGACCACCATCACCCTCAAGTACAGCGTCATCAAGGGCAAGCTATGGGATTCCAGCAAGTCCATGAAGCTGGGGGTCACCACCACCATTGAAGCTGGGGTTCCTGTGGTCTTACCCGCAACCATTGAGGTCCAGAGCGAGTTCAACTCCACCTACAGCTGGGGCGAGTCCATCATCGAGAAAGAAGAGTACTCCAACGCCTACGAGGTCGTTGTGCCTGCATACTCCGTCGTCACGGTCAGCGTGCTCGCTACACAGGGCATCTGCCAAGTCCCCTTCTCTTATACTCAGGAGGACGTTTTGACTACCGGAGAGAGGAAGGTTTTCAAGTTTGATGACGGCATCTTCCGTGGTGTTAATAGCTTCGGTTTCAAGTCCGAGGTCACGGAAAGGAAGCTCTCCAAGGATGACGACTGAGCGATATATCGTCCATATAGTCTCTCGATATAAACTTCGAGCGGTGTGATTTATAAATAAGCCATATTAATGTAATAATGCTTTAATAAGCAGTTCATATGTGTGTCGAAAATACGTTTTAATTTTATACTACTACTACGTGTGCATGCACTCTTCATGTGTAATGCTTTACTTGTAATTTATTGCGAATAAATAAAGAGAGTATGTCTCCACCACTTGTTATCAATTATAATAAAGTACACTTCATGCGTCAATTTCAAACTAATAATATACTAGACTTGGACTTCTCCCTTGATCAAATTTTGTAATCTTTTTGACCAAAAGCGAGTCGGGCGGGATCTCTCTCACTACAGGCTAGTTTCAAAGCAACGGGAGTGAGTGAAAAATTCTCATAAATAGCTTTCGACTAGCTTGTAAACTCAAATTTCACTCGGAATTGAAGGGTATTGAAACtgaaataaactaatttcacGCTCAATCACCTCTAATTGCAAAGGGATTTGAGTTTCCATACTATTTCTAAATGTCTTATTAAAATAACATCTCTTACAATTTCATAACATCAACATGAACCATTTTCGACAGTTAGAGCTAATTTCGATGGCCAGACCCATAAGTACTTATTTTTGACGGTTACCTCTAGCTGTCGAAAATAAAGTAATTTTCGGTTGCCACCGTTCAAAGACACAGAAAATAAAATAGTATTGGACGGCCACGCCCCATGCCACTGAAAATAAACAAGTTTATTCTCGAGGCTACCGAACGGACGCACGTCCGACTCCTGCACCCATCGACTCCCTCGGGTTTATTGGTTCGCTCTCACGAGAGCAGCTTGGGTGAAGTGCTCTAGCTTTTGACGCGTGGCTCTCGATACTTTTGTAGGACCGGAGAGAGGGTGAATGGTAGCCAATTGAATTTTGTTTTCAAACACTAAAAATGAATACTTCATTTCAATTGGGATGAAACAAGTGCTCGAACCATGAACACATCAGCGGATGAGTGATCTCGTGATTACAAAACGTTCCTAATACTCACATGAGACCAGCAAAACAAACGGATCGCAAATCGGATACAAAAAAGTCAAAAACGGTCCAATACAGTATCGTTAACAAGTGATGTTTTCTAGAGTATGAAATTTTGTTCCTAAATTCAAAACAGAACCAAACGAACTCCGATTgagatgaaattttacacacaccTGAGAAAATACGTTTCTAAGATCTCCCCAATTTTGAGCTCAATCGGACTTGTGAATCACCCACAGATTTAAAAATACAGCCAGAAattggggttttgttggggttttctagaaCGAGTTCAAACTGAGTTTTTTCTCAAATCGCGACCAGAATCTGCAACAACTAGGTGTATACAGTGGTCCGAAGAGTGCAATTTACCACCAATCAATCCCCAAACCAAATCCTCTCAAAGGAATCAAAGGTTTTTCACCAACAACACAAGATTGGGGAAAAGGAGAAACCAAGACTATAAAACTTCAGAAATTTCAGCAAGTGTACAAACTGAGATTTGAAGCCAAAGAGCCCTGTGAGCCGGACCAGCGACCCTTTCTCTGATTAAATTTGAAAAATCAAGAACACAGTCGAAGAACAAAATCGCTGCGGAACCCTCGGCTCAACTGGTGTCTACCTAGAGAAAAAACTAGGAGCTCTAAAATGAGTGCTCAAAACAAATGGCAGCCAAGAGATACTGAACTAAGCATACCtcacctctatttatagagggttattctcacttcctaaattaaccctatttacatagagcttatccactccaccgggggcaaaatggaccaactcctaagTTTTCGATCCGACGACCACGTCCTTCACAcggagttgcttcgccttgacgcaccctCCGCGATCACGCTGTGTGCCGCCACCGGTTCTCTCTAGAACCGCCACTGTCGAGTTTTGAGccccaaactcagcaaaacccaCCATCCATAGCGCTGgatggttttgaggcccaaaccaccaaacgTGTCGTGAGCACTGCACCTCGTGTACGTCCTCCACGATCAGACGCGTGTCCCACCAGTCCTCGACCACGTCGGCAACACGGTCCAATCCACCACGTCCTCGCACAAGTGCGTGTTCTAGGTGTCAGCCACCGCGGTTGGTCACCTGGCTGCTCTGATCCGTCAGTCAAGACCCAGCACTCGCCCTTCACTGCTAGCGGTCCATCTGCAcgagcccgcatgaccttcacctcagccgTCAACCATCATTCCtttgctccacacctgcacaccacaagtcgaccgacatggttgcacacgcataatc
This portion of the Zea mays cultivar B73 chromosome 2, Zm-B73-REFERENCE-NAM-5.0, whole genome shotgun sequence genome encodes:
- the LOC103646784 gene encoding uncharacterized protein translates to MAHLISSAIAGAGNLVADGISGVTGVASQVVEGVEDTLGSIVEAIDQGVKDEDQLDLPKYVCFKGDNGLYLSARKVEGHPYLQFASGDIGDPSVRFITYNHKVNGKRVVRFKSNHLGKFWRRSPNWIWADTDDTSTNNSDTLFELIKIGEDGVYALRNLGNNYFCHRLTYEGKEDCLNAMIPTIRKEAYLKIEEAVLSRKISNIEYHLKGAKIFDKKAKTLITREAVNGTSTDSKTTITLKYSVIKGKLWDSSKSMKLGVTTTIEAGVPVVLPATIEVQSEFNSTYSWGESIIEKEEYSNAYEVVVPAYSVVTVSVLATQGICQVPFSYTQEDVLTTGERKVFKFDDGIFRGVNSFGFKSEVTERKLSKDDD